The DNA window CTTTGCTCGGGAGACAGCGTATGGTAGATATCATAAAAATCACCATCAATAGGAGGAAGCTCTTTCTTTTTTTTATTTGGATCAAGCATTTTTACCAAGCCGGCAAGCTGTTTATCATCCAGTTTTGAAAAGTTATTCATCAGTTTTGGTAAATCCACTTTTTGAGAAATGGCGCTTAACTGATCAAAATCTATTGAAGTAAATAATCCGATCGCGTTTCTTATTTTGGAAAAAGTATTTGACATAATGATATATTGTGATTTTGGTTTGTAAAAGATAAGCAAATTCTGCTCCGAAAACAAGTTGGAAACAATACTTCCGTTTTACAAAAAACTCATTTACAACCAATTAAAGGGAAATATTTTCTTTACAATTTTTTTACTTCGGATTTTCAAATATTACAAAGGATCCTTCCGGAACTTTGACTCAAGCAAAACATAAACATCTACACTATGAAAACTACTTACCGCACATTATCATTATCTGCTCTTCTTCTATTGGGAATTTATTCTTGTAAAAAAGGAGAAGTCGCTTCAACTGAACTTCAGTCTTATGGAATTACAGATTCCACGGTAGCTATTGCATCAGACAGTATTTCATCTGTTGCCGGTATGAAAGTAAAAGATAAACAATTTGTTAAGACCGCAGATGTCAACATGGAAGTTCAAGATGTATACAACACCACTATTTCTATTGAGAAATCGGTTCAGGAACTTGGTGGGTTTGTAGTCAAGAGCAACCTGCACAGTAATGTTACCTCAGAAGACACTTATAATACTTCAAACGAGCATGCTATGCTGATAAAAAAATATCAGACGGAAAACACCATGCAGGTAAGGGTTCCTACTGAAAAGCTAGCTGACCTCTTAACATTGATCAACAATAATAAACTATTCCTCAACTCCAGATCTATTACTGCGGAAGATGTAACAGCAAATATTAAATATTCCGAATTGGAAGGAAAAAGAACTCAGAAGACTTCTGAAAATATTGCCCAGCTCAAGACCAACAAAGACAAGGTAGCATTGGATGATAGTAATATGTCTGAAGGAAATCTTCAAAAATTATCCACCATGAATATGGCAGATGATCTGAAGTACAGCACTGTCGACATCTATATCAAAGAACCAAAGTTCCGCATTGCTGAAATTGCAATTACCAATACCAATACTATAGACAACAAATATAAATACAACTTTATCTATGATGCTAAAGATGGCTTTGTTTACGGCTTCTATCTGATCCAAAGAATTATAGTGGGGCTTATTACTATCTGGCCACTTGTATTAATTGCCCTGGCGCTGATCTATTTTTTAAGAAAAAGAAAAATGACAAAATCTGAACAATCCAACCTCAAAGAATAAAAACTATCCTAACCAAATGGTTATCATCATAATTTTAGATTTTACAACCTCCTGTTTTCGGGAGGTTTTTATTTTTTTGAAAAAAAACTGTAACGAATATAATGCTCCTCTTACCTACTATTTAAAAGAATAAAAAAAAACAAAAAAATAATCCTATGAAAAATTTAATTAAGCTTGCCTTTGCAGCACTACTATCAATAAGCTTTACCAATGTAAAAGCACAAAATAAGAACATCGGAAATAACAATAGTCTGCTCTGGGAGGTTTCCGGAAACGGACTTTCCACGCCGTCATATATTACCGGAACTTTTCATATCTTATGCAATAAGGATTTTGAATTAAAGGATAAAGTACTGAAAGCTTTACAAAAATCCGGCACCGTTGTCATGGAAATCAATTACACAGACCCTGAAGAGATAAAAACCTTGCAAAAAATGTATCAGGCCGACAAGAAAATATCTGATCAGTTGTCTTCGGATGAAGCCAGAGAGCTGGATAAAATACTTGCTGATTATGGTACCAATTTGAAGAGTGTAGACCAATCCAGCCCGCAGGTCCTCTATTCTCTTCTGGCCACTAAAGCAATTCCTTGTCCGCAAACTGAAATAAAGCTTTATGAAATGGAACTTCTTCAGAATGCTATTAAAAATAAAAAGAATATCAAAGGACTGGAAAAGGTAAATGATCAGATGAAATCCATCAACGAAGCCTATGACCTGAAAAGTACAATTGCACAGCTCAAATTGGGTAAAGAGTATGAGGTTTTGTTTAAAAAAATGATCACAGCTTTTAAAAACGAAGACGCACAATCTCTTTATACATTATTTAAAGATGAAAGATTCATGAATAGCCAACAGGAAAAAGCCATGCTTACTGACAGAAACAAAAACTGGGTAGCCGTAATGCCAGCCATGATGGAAAAAGAAGGCTCTTTTTTCGCAGTGGGAGCCTCTCATTTAATGGGTGAAAATGGCATCATTCCTCTATTGCAATCAAAAGGATATACCGTGAAACCTATATCAAGCTTATAGTAATTAATAAACCATGAAATATTGTGAGTAACCCAAATGAAAATGCCTTTTTAAAGCTTGTGAACCAACACAAAGGCATTTTTTATACAAAGCCTCCAGAATCTATGCGGATTCTATAGAGGATCGGGAAGACCTGCAACAGGAAATTCTTATTCAACTCTGGAAATCTTACCAAAATTTCAAGGGAAACAGTGAGTTTTCTACATGGATGTACCGTGTTGCCATCAATACTGCTATTACCTATTTAAAAAAGGAAAAACAACGTTCCGGAAATCACACGGAGGCTCCGGCTCATTTTGAGGTACAGCAGGAAGATTATAATTCTACAAAGGATAAACAGCTAGAAGTCTTTTACAGTGCTGTTCAGGAATTGAGTTCTTTAGAAAAAGCCGTTATATTCTATTTCATGGAAGGGCTCTCACATAAAGAAATCGGAAACAATCTTGGACTAAGCGAAGGCAATGCCCGTGTAAAACTCAACAGAACAAAAGAAAAAATACAGCAAATCATCAAAAAAATACGTTATGAATTTTGATCAATTAAAAGAACAATGGAATAATGAAGCCAGTGACATCAATATTCCCAACACGATAGAGCAATTGAAGGAATCCAAACATCCTGTTGCAACCATTCAAAAGAATATGAAAAAGGAATTTCCACTACAGATCCTCTCTATAATTCTGATCGCCTTTTTTCCTTTTATGCTTAAATTTCCATCTTCCCAATATTTAATTTACTATGTATCCTATACTATGATGGTGGTTATTTCCTCTTATTATATGTTTGGATTTTATAAATTTTACAAACAGGCAGAATTTTATACAGGAAATACAAAAAATAGTCTCTGGAAAATTTATCACGAATTAAGACTTAATATGGAAAGATACCAATCTTTCGGATTTCTTTTATTACCGCACTTCCTGATAGCAATTGGCTTAATGATTTATAACCTTTTGGCCGAAAAAGGCAAATCATTAGCTACATTATCTGATATAATGCAAGTATCCGTCATCATAGGAGCTCTTATAGGCACCTTCGCCTATGTAGCAAGTATCGTCTTCTACACAAAACTCATCTACGGACAAAGTGCAAAAAAACTGGAAAACATACTGAATGAGATGGATGAATAGCGTTTAAAACAATTTCAGTACCCTATTTTACTTACAACCTCGGAGATCATCTGAGGTTTTGTTTTTTAAAAAATCGTTATTTATCATCTTCAAATTTAATTGAGGTTTTATTTTTCCTTAAATTTGCAGATCAGAAATAAAATAGTATGGATGTAAAGAAATTCTAATCCATTACTTTCTATTCTGAACAATAAAATTCCCTACCTATGCTATCAAAAATAAATCCTATACAAACCAACAGCTGGAAAGCACTTGATGAACATTTCGGAGGAAATGATTTTGACTTAAGAACACTTTTCCAGTATAACCCAAATCGTTTTTCAGAATTTTCTTTGCAAAAAGACAACTATCTTTTCGATTATTCTAAAAATCTGATCGATTCACGAACTAAAGAGCTTTTATTGAATCTGGCTGAAGAATGCCAGGTAAAAGATGCTATTTCTAAAATGTTCTCCGGAGATAAAATCAACGAAACAGAAGGAAGAGCTGTTCTACATACCGCATTGAGAGATTTTTCTGATAAAGAAATACTGGTTGATGGTGAAAATATTAAGCCACAGATCAAAAGCGTTCTTGACCATATGAAATCCTTTTCAGAGGAGATCATATCAGGAAGTCACAAAGGATTCAGTGGAAAAGAGATTACCGATGTGGTCAATATCGGAATCGGAGGTTCAGATTTGGGGCCTGTAATGGTTTGTTCGGCTTTAAAGCATTTTAAAACAAGATTAGATGTACATTTCGTTTCCAACGTAGATGGAAATCATATTGCAGAAGTGGTTAAAAACCTAAATCCTGAAACAACGCTTTTCATCATTGCTTCTAAGACGTTTACCACTCAGGAAACCATGACGAACGCAAATTCTGCAAAAGACTGGTTCCTGAAAGCTGGAAAACAAGAAGATGTAGCGAAGCATTTTGTTGCTTTATCTACTAATATTGAGGAAGTTAAAAAGTTCGGGATTGCAGAAAAAAATATTTTTGAATTCTGGGATTGGGTAGGCGGAAGATATTCTCTTTGGAGTGCTATCGGCTTAAGCATCGTTCTGGCTGTAGGACATGAAAATTTCGAACAGCTTTTAAAAGGAGCCTATGATACCGATCAACATTTTCAAACTGCCGAATTCTCTGAAAATGTTCCTGTTTTAATGGGACTTCTGGGAATCTGGTATCGTAACTTCTATGCGGCGACAACGTATGCCATTCTTCCTTATTCTCAATATTTAGATAGATTTTCCGCTTATCTTCAACAAGGAGATATGGAAAGCAACGGAAAATGTGTGGACAGAAACGGAGAATTTGTAGAATACGAAACCGGGCCTATTATCTGGGGAGAACCCGGAACAAACGGACAACATGCATTCTATCAGTTGATCCACCAGGGTACAGAATTGATTCCGGCAGATTTCATTGCCTATACAAAAAGTGCTAATGATGTTTCTGACCACCAGGAAAAACTGTTGGCGAACTTCTTTGCACAAACAGAAGCACTTGCTTTTGGTAAAACAGAAGAAGAGGCAGAAGAAGAACTTAGAAATTCCGGTAAATCTGATGAAGAAACAGATCGCTTATTGAATTATAAAGTCTTCCATGGGAATACACCAACTAACTCTATACTATTCAAAGAATTAACTCCATTTTCATTAGGACAGTTAATTGCTATGTATGAGCATAAAATATTTGTACAGGGAGTGATCTGGAATATTTTCAGTTTTGATCAGTTTGGAGTAGAACTAGGAAAAGTTTTAGCCACTAAAATTCTTCCTGAACTTATAAATAATGAGAAAGTAACGTCTCATGACAGTTCTACCAATGGTTTGATCAATTATTATAAGGAATTCAAGAAGTAAAAAGTAAATAAATCTAATAAAGTAATAAAAGTAAAAATGGCAGAAATTCTTGACGGACTGAAAGTATCCAAAGAAATAAAAGCAGAGATCAAGGTTGAAGTAGACAAGATTCTTGAAAGCAAAAGAAGAGCACCTCATTTGGTTGCCATTCTTGTTGGGAACAACGGGGCAAGTAAAGCTTATGTAAATGCTAAAGTAAAAGACTGTGAGGAAGTAGGATTTCAATCCAGCTTAATTAAATTTCCAAGCACCGTTTCAGAATCTGAATTATTGGAAAAAATTGATGAGCTGAATAAGTCTAAGGCGGTAGATGGATTTATCGTTCAGCTTCCATTACCTGATCAGATTGACCAGGAAAAAATTATCAATGCAATTGATCCAAGAAAAGATGTGGACGGTTTCCACCCTGAAAACTTCGGGAAAATGGCATTGGAAATGGATACCTTCCTACCGGCTACTCCTTTCGGGATTTTAACATTATTGGAAAGATATAATATTGAAACAAAAGGAAAAGACTGCGTAATTATCGGGAGAAGTAAAATTGTAGGAAGACCAATGAGTATTTTGATGGGAAGAAAAGACTTCCCCGGAAACTCTACCGTAACTCTTACACACTCCTATACAAAGGATATCGAAGAATATACTAAAAAGGCTGACATCGTAATTACAGCGCTTGGAGATCCGCATTTCTTAAAAGGAGATATGGTAAAAGACGGAGCAGTAATCGTTGATGTGGGTATTACAAGAGTAGATGATGACTCACCAAAAGGATATCACCTTGCGGGCGATGTAGATTTTGACAGCTGTGCGGCAAAAGCAAGCTGGATTACACCGGTACCCGGAGGAGTTGGTCCTATGACAAGAGCAATGTTGATGAAAAATACCATCATTGCTTACAAAACTTCGGTCTATAACGACTAATTTTAAGATGAATAAAGAACAAGATATTTTATTAAAAGAAGGTAAAATGCTCCCTGTTATGGAGCATTTTTACACTTTACAAGGAGAAGGAGCGCACACCGGAAAAGCCGCCTATTTTATCAGATTAGGAGGTTGTGATGTTGGGTGCCATTGGTGTGATGTAAAAGAAAGCTGGGATCCTGAACTTCATCCGTTAATGAATACAACGGAGATTGCAGAAACAGCAGCCAAACATTGTAAAACAATCGTTCTGACAGGCGGAGAGCCTCTAATGTGGAACTTAGACATTTTAACTTCCAAACTGAAGGAACTTGGATGTACCGTTCACATTGAAACTTCAGGAGCTTACCCTATGAGCGGGCAGCTGGATTGGATTACGCTTTCCCCGAAGAAAACAGGATTGCCAAAAGAAGAGATTTATCAAAAAGCCAATGAGCTTAAAGTTATTATTTTCAATAACCACGACTTCGCATTCGCTGAAGAGCAGGCAGCCAAGGTTTCTGAAAACTGTAAGCTGTATCTTCAGAGTGAATGGAGCAAGAGAAATGATATGTATCCGAAGATTACTGATTTCATCCTTGAACACCCGGAATGGCAGGCTTCAGTTCAGACTCATAAATATCTGAATATCCCATAAAAATACGTACATTAGCTAGCCGTATCCGTTATACCCCGATAGATGCAGAGAATTCGATACTCTAGATACCTGAAATCGATCATTATTTTGCTTGACCTCATGGTTATTGCATCTATTTTCATATTCTTTTTTGTAAGCAGAAACGAAAGTTTAAAATACAATGAAGAAACCTGGTATCAGAATATTTTCTCTTTAGTGTTGTTATTTTTGTTTTGGGTACTTCTCAGCGGCAGGACAAAAATATACAATATCCCAAGGAACCTTACTTATACCTTGTTTCTGGAACGCCTCCTTACGCATTTCCTGTTTTTTATACTGGGTGTTCTGCTTATCGGAAAAGTAAGTAAAAATGTATTCTTCAACACAGATATTTATTGGCTTTCATTTTATCTCCTGACTTTCATTTTCCTTACGAAATCACTGATCTATTTTGTGATCAAATATTTCCGTTCTTTGGGGATCAACCATAGAAATGTAATGTTTTTAGGAGATAATGATTCTACCGAAATCCTAAAGAATATTTTTAAAAACCGTAAGGATTACGGATACCGCATATTTGATTATACCGGTTCAGAACAGAACATTCATGATTTGGTCAGCTTTTGGAAAAAAAATGGAATTCATACGCTGTTTTTATCAACAGAAAACTCCTACAATGAGGAATTTGAAACCCAAATTTTCAAACTGGCGGAAGACAATAAAATTCATATCTCATTAATTCCGAGTATTACACAAAGCGATTTTTTCCTTTATGATCTTGGATATATACAAACTCAGCCTGTTTTAAGCCAGGCGAGATACCCATTGGATTATTATTCTAATTTCCTGATGAAAAGAACGTTTGACATATTCTTTTCAGCCTTCATTTTACTTTTCATTTGCTCCTGGTTATTTCCCGTTATTGCGGTGCTGATCAAAACAACATCAAAAGGGCCTGTCTTTTTCCTTCAGAAAAGATATGGTTTTCATGAAGAGGTATTTAATTGTATTAAATTCAGAACTATGGTTGTGAACGATGAATCTACCACCAGTACTACGAAAGAAAATGATACAAGGATTACCAAAATAGGTAAGTTTTTACGAAAAACCAGCCTTGATGAGCTGCCTCAGTTTATGAACGTACTTCAAGGTAAAATGTCTGTTGTAGGTCCACGTCCCCATATGTTGTCTGTTGATAATTTCTATAAACCCAAAATCGGAAGATACAGTTTGAGAAGCATGGTAAGCCCGGGCATCACTGGTCTTGCACAGGTAAGCGGGCTGCGTGGTGATTACGGAGATGTGGAAGTGGATATGAAAAAGCGTGTTCTCGCTGACTCATTCTACGTAAGAAACTGGAGTTTTGCACTGGATCTGGTAATTATTTTAAAAACATTATTACTGGTAGTCGGAGGTGATAAAAATGCAAAATAAAGTATAAGTTAAAATTGAGATAATTTTAACATTTTCTGCCTCTCAAGTCTTAGTCTTGGCTCTGGCCTAATTCAATAAAAAAGTCTAATTTAGCACTATGTTAAAAAAGTTTTTCACAGCAGTAGGGGAATATATGATGCTTCTAGGCAAATCCCTGCAAAAACCCCAGAAAATGAGGGTTTTTTGGAAGCTGTTCATGAGAGAAATTAATGATTTGGGAGTAAATTCTTTCGGACTTGTGGTCTTCACATCAATATTCGTGGGGGCTGTAGTGGCCATTCAGATGTTCAATAACTTTGATGCATCTTCATTTCCCATTCCACCTTCATTTGTAGGATATGCAACAAAAGCAGTACTTGTTTTGGAGTTTGCACCTACCATCATCAGTTTGATTTTAGCAGGTAAAGTAGGATCCTATATTGCTTCCAGTATTGGTACAATGAGAGTTTCTGAGCAGATTGACGCCTTAGATATTATGGGAGTAAATTCTCCTAACTTTCTGATTTTCCCTAAAATAATTGCCTGTATGCTCTTTAACCCTTTACTTATTGCTATCAGTATTGTATTTGGTATTAGCGGAGGTTATATTGCAGGTATTTTAACCGGAAACTGGACTACAAACGACTACATCACTGGTATTCAAATGTATATGCCTAATTTATTTATCTATTATGCATTTACCAAAACCATCGTTTTTGCATTCATTATTGCAACAGTTCCTTCCTATTTCGGATATTTTGTGAAAGGAGGATCATTGGAAGTTGGTAGAGCCAGTACGCAGGCTGTGGTGTGGACAATGGTATTTATTATCATTTCCGAGTTAATTTTAACCCAATTAATATTAAGCTAATGATTGAGGTAAAAGATCTTAAGAAAAGTTTTGGTGATGTTGAAGTACTTAAGGGAATTTCAACCTCATTTGATAAAGGAAAGGTAAACCTGATCATTGGGCAAAGTGGTTCCGGAAAAACAGTTTTTCTTAAAAGTTTATTGAATGTTTATATGCCGTCCTCAGGAGAAATTTTATTCGATGGACGTAATGTAAATACGATGACCAGAGACGAAAAACAACATCTTCGTTCAGAAATCGGAACGGTATTCCAGGGAAGTGCTCTATTCGATTCTTTAACCGTGGAAGAAAATATTATGTTTCCATTGGACATGTTTACGAACCTGACATACCGAGAGAAAAAGAAAAGAGTTTTCGAGGTAATAGGCAGGGTACATCTTGATAAAGCGGAAAGAAAATATCCTTCAGAAATCTCCGGAGGAATGCAGAAAAGGGTTGCGATTGCCAGAGCAATTGTCAACAACCCCAAATATTTGTTCTGTGACGAACCCAATTCCGGACTTGACCCATACACATCCAAAGTCATTGATGATCTTCTTTATGAGATCACTAAAGAATACAATACGACCACCATTATCAACACTCACGATATGAATTCTGTGATGACTATCGGGGAGAAGATTGTATATCTGAGATTAGGGATCAAAGAATGGGAAGGGAATAAGGACATTCTGATCACTGCAGGCAATAAAAATCTGATTGATTTCGTTTATTCTTCAGAACTATTTAAAGAACTGAGAGAATATTTACTTGAAAATAACAAAACGATTGAAAATACAATTACAAAAATAGATGATAATGAAAAAGGTACTTAGTGTAGCGTTAATAGGGTTTTCAATGTGGGCTTCTGCTCAGATTTCACTGGCTGGTAAAGCCAATTTAATATTTCCTACTGGCTCGCCTTCATGGTCTAATATCAAAGGAACTGTGAATGATGCGATTGAAGGAACAGGTAAAAACAATGTAGGTTTCAATGTTGGGCTTTCCTTGAAAGTTGCTCTTCCTACTTCACTGTTTGTAATGCCGGAAATTTATTATACTCATTTCAAAAATGAGTTTACTACCGAGAACACTACTTTTGATGTTAAAAGTAACCGTATCGATGTTCCGGTTCTTTTGGGATATAACCTTTTAGGGAATATGTTAGGCGTTTTCGTGGGGCCTGTTGGTAGCTTTAATCTAAGCAAAGACAATACCTATAATGATTTTAAAGAAAATGCCAAAAACAACTTTACAGTAGGATACCAGTTCGGAGCACAGCTTGAAATTAAAAAGCTGATTGTAAATGCAAGATACGAAGGTGCTTTCAGTAAAGATGAAAGAAACTTTATCAACAAAGTTTCTGGTTCTGAAATCAGATACGACAACAGACCTAACTTATTTATGGTAGGTTTGGGATATAAATTTTAATTCAATATCGAAAATAACAACTGTAAAAAGCCCTCAAGTCTAGATTTGAGGGTTTTTATTTTGATTGTCCAGTTCAGCCTGACGTTTTGCAATATCAGCAGCCTGCTTTTCCAATTCTTCCTTTTCTTTCTGTAATTGCTTGAATTCCTTTTTCTTCTGTTCCGCCTTCATGGCACTTCCTTTACTTAGGTACCCTACCAATCCGCCAATGATAAGCCCAATGCCAACTCCGGCCATCATTCCCATGATGTGAGAAATTTTAATTTGCTCCACGGCAAAATCAGTTGTAAGATAAAAAAGTAAAGCAGAAACTGCTAAAAGAATAAGTCCGGTAATTGATAAACTCTTCATAATATTGTGTTTAGGTGGTTACATTAAAAAAGCCTTACCAAATTTACTAAAAATTTAATAAGGCTTTACTCAAGATTAAAATTCTAATTATATTTTTCCTCCTGCAGCCTTATAATATTCTAAAGCTTTTGGTAAATCTTTATTAATATCTGAGATTCTGGTTTCCGGACTTGGGTGAGTAGACAGGAATTCCGGCTGTCTTGAACCTGAAGATGCTCCTTCCATTCTGTTCCAGAAAGGAACCGCAGCTCTTGGATCATATCCTGCCATAGACATCAGATAAAGCCCCATTTCATCAGCTTCTGACTCCTGACCTCTTCCATACTTCAACAAGGCAACCTGTGAACCGATCGGATATACCTTCTGGAATACACTTGCCCATTGTGCATTTGAAATAGCCCCTCCAAGCAACGCTCCTCCATACTGAGCCATCATCGCCTGAGAAATTCTTTCATTTCCATGACCAGCCAAGGCGTGAGAAACCTCATGCCCCATTACTACAGCAAGTCCGTTATCATCCTTTGTAATTGGCAATATCCCCGTGTAAACAGCTACTTTTCCACCAGGCATACACCATGCATTCAATTCGCTGCTTTGAAGAAGGTTAAATTCCCAGCTGTAATTCGCAAGATCTGATGTTCTTCCAATATTTTGATAATATCTTTCCGCTGCGTTTTTGATTCTGCTTCCTACATTTACCACTCTCTTTGCATCTGCTGTTCCGGTAATTACCTTACCTTTAGACAATGTCGTTTTATATTCTTGTGCCGACATTGTTAAAATTTCTGAATTATTGGCCAGCTGTAAAGACGATCTCCCGGTAATCGGGTTAGTAGTACAGGCAACGGCCGACAGAGCAATCGCTCCAATTCCAAATAGATGTG is part of the Chryseobacterium lactis genome and encodes:
- a CDS encoding DUF4349 domain-containing protein; the protein is MKTTYRTLSLSALLLLGIYSCKKGEVASTELQSYGITDSTVAIASDSISSVAGMKVKDKQFVKTADVNMEVQDVYNTTISIEKSVQELGGFVVKSNLHSNVTSEDTYNTSNEHAMLIKKYQTENTMQVRVPTEKLADLLTLINNNKLFLNSRSITAEDVTANIKYSELEGKRTQKTSENIAQLKTNKDKVALDDSNMSEGNLQKLSTMNMADDLKYSTVDIYIKEPKFRIAEIAITNTNTIDNKYKYNFIYDAKDGFVYGFYLIQRIIVGLITIWPLVLIALALIYFLRKRKMTKSEQSNLKE
- a CDS encoding TraB/GumN family protein, translating into MKNLIKLAFAALLSISFTNVKAQNKNIGNNNSLLWEVSGNGLSTPSYITGTFHILCNKDFELKDKVLKALQKSGTVVMEINYTDPEEIKTLQKMYQADKKISDQLSSDEARELDKILADYGTNLKSVDQSSPQVLYSLLATKAIPCPQTEIKLYEMELLQNAIKNKKNIKGLEKVNDQMKSINEAYDLKSTIAQLKLGKEYEVLFKKMITAFKNEDAQSLYTLFKDERFMNSQQEKAMLTDRNKNWVAVMPAMMEKEGSFFAVGASHLMGENGIIPLLQSKGYTVKPISSL
- the pgi gene encoding glucose-6-phosphate isomerase, which produces MLSKINPIQTNSWKALDEHFGGNDFDLRTLFQYNPNRFSEFSLQKDNYLFDYSKNLIDSRTKELLLNLAEECQVKDAISKMFSGDKINETEGRAVLHTALRDFSDKEILVDGENIKPQIKSVLDHMKSFSEEIISGSHKGFSGKEITDVVNIGIGGSDLGPVMVCSALKHFKTRLDVHFVSNVDGNHIAEVVKNLNPETTLFIIASKTFTTQETMTNANSAKDWFLKAGKQEDVAKHFVALSTNIEEVKKFGIAEKNIFEFWDWVGGRYSLWSAIGLSIVLAVGHENFEQLLKGAYDTDQHFQTAEFSENVPVLMGLLGIWYRNFYAATTYAILPYSQYLDRFSAYLQQGDMESNGKCVDRNGEFVEYETGPIIWGEPGTNGQHAFYQLIHQGTELIPADFIAYTKSANDVSDHQEKLLANFFAQTEALAFGKTEEEAEEELRNSGKSDEETDRLLNYKVFHGNTPTNSILFKELTPFSLGQLIAMYEHKIFVQGVIWNIFSFDQFGVELGKVLATKILPELINNEKVTSHDSSTNGLINYYKEFKK
- a CDS encoding bifunctional 5,10-methylenetetrahydrofolate dehydrogenase/5,10-methenyltetrahydrofolate cyclohydrolase — its product is MAEILDGLKVSKEIKAEIKVEVDKILESKRRAPHLVAILVGNNGASKAYVNAKVKDCEEVGFQSSLIKFPSTVSESELLEKIDELNKSKAVDGFIVQLPLPDQIDQEKIINAIDPRKDVDGFHPENFGKMALEMDTFLPATPFGILTLLERYNIETKGKDCVIIGRSKIVGRPMSILMGRKDFPGNSTVTLTHSYTKDIEEYTKKADIVITALGDPHFLKGDMVKDGAVIVDVGITRVDDDSPKGYHLAGDVDFDSCAAKASWITPVPGGVGPMTRAMLMKNTIIAYKTSVYND
- a CDS encoding 7-carboxy-7-deazaguanine synthase QueE, which encodes MNKEQDILLKEGKMLPVMEHFYTLQGEGAHTGKAAYFIRLGGCDVGCHWCDVKESWDPELHPLMNTTEIAETAAKHCKTIVLTGGEPLMWNLDILTSKLKELGCTVHIETSGAYPMSGQLDWITLSPKKTGLPKEEIYQKANELKVIIFNNHDFAFAEEQAAKVSENCKLYLQSEWSKRNDMYPKITDFILEHPEWQASVQTHKYLNIP
- a CDS encoding exopolysaccharide biosynthesis polyprenyl glycosylphosphotransferase codes for the protein MQRIRYSRYLKSIIILLDLMVIASIFIFFFVSRNESLKYNEETWYQNIFSLVLLFLFWVLLSGRTKIYNIPRNLTYTLFLERLLTHFLFFILGVLLIGKVSKNVFFNTDIYWLSFYLLTFIFLTKSLIYFVIKYFRSLGINHRNVMFLGDNDSTEILKNIFKNRKDYGYRIFDYTGSEQNIHDLVSFWKKNGIHTLFLSTENSYNEEFETQIFKLAEDNKIHISLIPSITQSDFFLYDLGYIQTQPVLSQARYPLDYYSNFLMKRTFDIFFSAFILLFICSWLFPVIAVLIKTTSKGPVFFLQKRYGFHEEVFNCIKFRTMVVNDESTTSTTKENDTRITKIGKFLRKTSLDELPQFMNVLQGKMSVVGPRPHMLSVDNFYKPKIGRYSLRSMVSPGITGLAQVSGLRGDYGDVEVDMKKRVLADSFYVRNWSFALDLVIILKTLLLVVGGDKNAK
- a CDS encoding MlaE family ABC transporter permease, whose translation is MLKKFFTAVGEYMMLLGKSLQKPQKMRVFWKLFMREINDLGVNSFGLVVFTSIFVGAVVAIQMFNNFDASSFPIPPSFVGYATKAVLVLEFAPTIISLILAGKVGSYIASSIGTMRVSEQIDALDIMGVNSPNFLIFPKIIACMLFNPLLIAISIVFGISGGYIAGILTGNWTTNDYITGIQMYMPNLFIYYAFTKTIVFAFIIATVPSYFGYFVKGGSLEVGRASTQAVVWTMVFIIISELILTQLILS
- a CDS encoding ABC transporter ATP-binding protein produces the protein MIEVKDLKKSFGDVEVLKGISTSFDKGKVNLIIGQSGSGKTVFLKSLLNVYMPSSGEILFDGRNVNTMTRDEKQHLRSEIGTVFQGSALFDSLTVEENIMFPLDMFTNLTYREKKKRVFEVIGRVHLDKAERKYPSEISGGMQKRVAIARAIVNNPKYLFCDEPNSGLDPYTSKVIDDLLYEITKEYNTTTIINTHDMNSVMTIGEKIVYLRLGIKEWEGNKDILITAGNKNLIDFVYSSELFKELREYLLENNKTIENTITKIDDNEKGT
- a CDS encoding outer membrane beta-barrel protein, whose amino-acid sequence is MKKVLSVALIGFSMWASAQISLAGKANLIFPTGSPSWSNIKGTVNDAIEGTGKNNVGFNVGLSLKVALPTSLFVMPEIYYTHFKNEFTTENTTFDVKSNRIDVPVLLGYNLLGNMLGVFVGPVGSFNLSKDNTYNDFKENAKNNFTVGYQFGAQLEIKKLIVNARYEGAFSKDERNFINKVSGSEIRYDNRPNLFMVGLGYKF
- a CDS encoding lipopolysaccharide assembly protein LapA domain-containing protein: MKSLSITGLILLAVSALLFYLTTDFAVEQIKISHIMGMMAGVGIGLIIGGLVGYLSKGSAMKAEQKKKEFKQLQKEKEELEKQAADIAKRQAELDNQNKNPQI
- a CDS encoding M48 family metallopeptidase, yielding MKFTHLFGIGAIALSAVACTTNPITGRSSLQLANNSEILTMSAQEYKTTLSKGKVITGTADAKRVVNVGSRIKNAAERYYQNIGRTSDLANYSWEFNLLQSSELNAWCMPGGKVAVYTGILPITKDDNGLAVVMGHEVSHALAGHGNERISQAMMAQYGGALLGGAISNAQWASVFQKVYPIGSQVALLKYGRGQESEADEMGLYLMSMAGYDPRAAVPFWNRMEGASSGSRQPEFLSTHPSPETRISDINKDLPKALEYYKAAGGKI